From a single Phocoena sinus isolate mPhoSin1 chromosome 1, mPhoSin1.pri, whole genome shotgun sequence genomic region:
- the TRNP1 gene encoding TMF-regulated nuclear protein 1: MPGCRISACGPGAQEGSAEPGSPSLPPGERLFSPQPPSPTPTLTPTPAQASPQPEVAQESVGSAEGQELQRWRQGASGGAGRTGPAGGAGGGRGAAAAAAAAAAAGGRALELAEARRRLLEVEGRRRLVSELESRVLQLHCVFLAAELRLAHRAESLGRLGGGVAQAELYLAAHGSRLKKGSRRGRRGRPPALLASALGLGGCVPWGAGRLRRGHCPEPDSPFRRSPPRGPASPQR; encoded by the coding sequence ATGCCGGGCTGCCGCATCAGCGCCTGCGGCCCGGGGGCCCAGGAAGGGTCAGCGGAACCGGGGTCCCCATCGCTGCCGCCCGGGGAGCGCCTATTCTCCCCTCAGCCCCCGTCCCCAACTCCGACCTTGACCCCGACCCCGGCTCAGGCCTCACCGCAGCCCGAAGTGGCCCAGGAGTCGGTGGGCTCGGCCGAGGGGCAGGAGCTGCAGCGCTGGCGCCAGGGCGCTAGCGGGGGCGCGGGGCGCACCGGGCCGGCAGGGGGCGCGGGCGGCGGCcggggcgcggcggcggcggcggcggcggcggcggcggcaggggGCCGCGCGCTTGAGCTGGCCGAAGCGCGGCGGCGACTGCTGGAGGTGGAGGGTCGCCGGCGCCTGGTGTCGGAGCTGGAGAGCCGCGTGCTGCAGCTGCACTGCGTCTTCCTGGCGGCCGAGCTGCGCCTGGCGCACCGCGCCGAAAGCCTGGGCCGCCTGGGGGGCGGCGTGGCGCAGGCCGAGCTCTATCTGGCGGCGCACGGGTCACGCCTCAAGAAGGGCTCGCGCCGCGGCCGCCGCGGCCGCCCGCCCGCGCTGCTTGCCTCTGCGCTCGGTCTGGGCGGCTGCGTGCCCTGGGGCGCCGGGCGCCTGCGGCGGGGCCACTGCCCCGAGCCCGATTCGCCCTTCCGCCGGAGCCCGCCCCGCGGCCCCGCCTCCCCCCAGCGCTGA